Below is a genomic region from Helianthus annuus cultivar XRQ/B chromosome 2, HanXRQr2.0-SUNRISE, whole genome shotgun sequence.
TGTAACCTTTAGACCTAGGTTTTTGACCTATATTTTTTATTTCTATAATAAATCTATTAAACACACGTCATAATTACTAGATAAAGATTCGTAAATATATTTTTAGTTGCACTATCATCTTCAATAATTTATTTAGTTTGAAGGAATATAAGCTATGGCCTAAATTCATCTACTTTTTATATGAGCTCCATAACATCATGTTCCTCTCCTTTTGTTGACATTTTATCTTTAAAAGGTTATCCATAAAAAGTTCTTAAATCCATATCTAAACTTTTGACCAAAGTGCACTGAAAAATATTAAACGTTTAGAAATTTTCCTTTACTTGTACTCAAATCATTTTACAAATCCAAAAAGTCCATTGAACACATATCACATATGTCCGATATGTCATGTGTATCGTCATATATACTACCAGTATAGTATGATATGACAGACTAATCATTAATGTGACAACTGATCTAATGTGACATACAATATATATAAATTGTGTCGTGCAATGtaccatttttctttctaaatattatattttatatcgAATTGAAGTTTAACATTTTTCTTTCTAAAACATCTTAAACTGAACACATATATTTATATAGAAAAAATTGCATTTGACGTACTAGAAAAAGGTATTCCTTTAGATTTTTGTGAAAAGTAAATTTAGTAGACGTGAAATCAGTGGTAGACACAGGaaatattttcaaggggtgcgtaCGAGAGACTTAACCAAATTTTTAAGGGGGTGCGATTAGAATATTACCTAAAAATACACTAATTTCTTTTTAAAGGGTGCGCTCGCCCACCCAGACCTCTACCTAGGTCCGCCCTTGCGTGAAATACATATATGGCATGTCATATGTACAGTCATATACGTTGTACCACGACATACAGACATACATATCACATAAATAACTAATATGATATAACATATATCATGTGTATTATCATATTGAAAAATGTTATAACAGAAGTTATTTTAAATAACTTATTAACATTGTTTTAATATGTTTTTTATACATATAACATAACGTTTTAAAATTTGAACTACTTTACTAATTCTATCACGAGTTTGTAGTTTGTACCGAAATTAATACCTTCAtaaagttttttttcttttttttttttttaaattaaactaCATTTTTTCACATAAAAAAGTGGTGATTGGTGGTCCACCAAAAGTAGACGATGCGGAGGTTATATGTCCCTAATGACACCAACCTTTCTTCACTTATTCATCTTCATGACTTCATACACACATTTTCACATCTTCTTCCTCTAGCTCAATTTCAACCAATTACATATGTTGTGTAGAGGAAGAACTTCGACATCAACATGTCGAATATCTGGATCCGTACCGGTTTATCTCAACGTCTATGATCTTAGCTCGATGAATGGATGTGCGTATTGGCTTGGCCTTGGCGTCTACCATTCCGGCGTTCAAGGTTAGATCAAGACAGTATATAATTTTTTCATAGTACGGGAAAATAATATTTTCCCAACTTTAGACACAAATAATTATATGTAACTAGTGTTAATATAGTTATTTCTTTTTGGGTTTGTTGTAAGATACATCTTCCCTAGGCCCTAAGGCTAGAGgatatggtgatggtcctccaagggaggatgatccgccacgtaggcgccacgtcatagtccttttaaggatggtccatcccacaaaagTAGAGGGTATGAGAGGATGGTCAATCTCTATGCACTATGTACAAGTAGTAATGCCTAATGTacaaatcaaacacaaacacaaacaaaggggGGCCCACCATATTGGATCGTCGCCAACGTCGGGATCTTGCCGGTGAGGACGGGgacgtggggggggggggatggtgTTGATGGCGGCGCCGGACCTCGACGGTATGGGGACGTCCcccataccgcatagcctaagACTCGGCCCTCCAAATTCTAACAAAAGTTTTTCTATGTGATTGTATATTGAGATTTTGTTTGCAAAATTGGTAGATCAAGTCATCAAGCCCATACACTTccttaatatatataatttcgAAGAAATCTTGCCATCTTAAAAGGGTATGCTTTAGTATCATCAacatttatgaaaaaataataactaatcaaTTAGGAGAAAATCATGGTGTTAATTCTTTTCACATGGGAACAACATGGAGATTGGGTTCAACATCTTAAAATTctgattattttattaaaaaaaatggtaATGACATATCGAAAAGGACCCtgtttttttcttcttctctAGAGATGGCAATGAGTCGGGTTTAAGCAagtttaggtaatcccaaccccaaacccggttagataagcttgtcccaaacccgtctcAAAACCTATCGgctttctagcgggtaaatacccattgAGTTCGGGTAAACccaataatttaaaaaaatttacCCGTTGGGTATACCCAACTCAAAACTCATCGGTATCTATTGGGTAACTATTAACCAGTTATATTTAGTATTATcactataaaaatatattaagtaactacaatgtatacggtACAATTACCTGTATGTATAAAAAAtagatgtatcatatatatatatatatatatacatatttaaaaatataaaagaaattatatcgggtaaaCGGGTGTACTTTATCGGGTAATCGAGTCAGGTAAACGGGTATATCCCAAAATCCCAAACACGTCCCAAACCCGtgaaaaaaatagaaaagaatCCCAAACCCATctcaaacccgattaaccgaccccaaacccgcTCTAAATGTGTCAGGTTTACCCATCAGAATCGGGTTCGATTGTCATCCCTATTCTTTTCGCCCACGGACCCCAAAATAACTGAGTTGGCCCTGCCTACGGTACAAACTAAATTGTACATCTGTACCCCAGAGACTAGAAATTTGGTTTAATGGACCGTGTTGAACACGAATTATCGGCCAAATAATTTTTTCTTCTCCATTTTCCTTTTGTATTAATAGTTTTACAATTTACTGCTTCGCTTTCAATATATGTACTGTAATTCgattaaagtgtttttatttattttattatagagttaattacatagttagtccttgtggtttgcacaaaataacatacttaggtactaataatttaaaatcaccttctagggtattaaatcttcattttgtaacgtttggaggtattaacttttagggtattaacatagttagtccctgtggtttagacaaaataacatacttaggtactaatagaatgtgattttaaacctacaaataatgttaatacctccaaacgttacaaaatgaaaagttaataccctgaaatgtgattttaaactattattacctaagtatgttactttgtgcaaaccatagggactaactatgtaattaactcttttattaTATGAATGGTTACTACAACTCTGATATTTTGAATTTGATTGTTTTTCAACATGTGTAGTTCATGGAGTCGAGTTTGCGTTCGGATTTCACAAACAATCGACAACTGGAATCTTCGAAGGAGAACCGAAACAATGCGAAGGATTCACGTTCAGGGAACAAATTCTAATCGGATGGACGGAGATGAGTTTGAAGGAAATCAGAACATTCATGGAAGAACTTGCCCGAGACTACAAAGGAAATTCGTATAACCTAATCACTAGAAACTGCAATCATTTTTGTATCGACGCTTGTATTCGACTCACTGGAAATCCTATACCGAGCTGGATTAATCGGCTTGCTAAAATCGGTAAGTCACGGATTAACTTTCaagtttttaatttaattaacGATTTAAGCCTACGTGGGGCTACCCCACTTGGTAGAGTCACATGCATGCAGGTCCCCTAAGATTCAAACCTGGGTGAAGGGTAACATTTGCCGTTAAAAATAAGGAAAAaatacaagttttgtcctttatcttaataccacttatcaggcggtgtcctttttaacgaattttgacaagttttgtgctttacaaggaattttgttgtacgttttgtcctttaggcgtaacccagttagattttcttgttaaatcttgtcacccaagggtattttagtctttttactcatttatttaatattatttaacagaataaaacaaaatattttagggTTGACTCAtgaaataaatgggtaaaaagactaaaatacccttgggtgacaagatttaacaagaaaatctaactggattaagcctaaaggacaaaacgtgcaacaaaattccttgtaaagggcaaaacttgtcacaattcgttaaaaaggacaccgcatGATAAGTGGTATTAAGATAAATGACAAAACTAGTAATTTTTActaaaaataatgatttaaatttaACGAGTTTATAACGAGCAGGTTTATTGTGCAACTGGTTAATTCCGGCCAGTATAAGTTCGTGTAAAGTTGGAATAGAAGATCACAACGCGTGTCGTAAGGAAGAAGCGGAAGAGAAAATGACTCGTTCAAATAGGTCTAATTCGTCTTCCGGCTCTCCGTCGTCGTCGTCTGAATCATCTCCAGTTGTACTAACAAGAAGCTTTGGAACCAGAAATTTTGTTCCAACATTTTCACCTTTTCTTCTTGATTCTTCTTCATAATCTTACATTTTATGTGATCAatcatattttgttttatttttggttATGTTAATGAATCATTATGGAAAGTAGAAACAAGTTGATCATTGATGTTAGTTGTATGtataactttatttatttatcatttattCAAATATTATCTTGTATGATTTTaacattttatttgtttttttttaataaacaaatGCGGTATTGGTGCGTCTTTTAATTGAGTTAGAAATCACCAAATACCGGTACATAAACCCATAAATAATTAATCTCATAAGTGGTTTAGTTTTTGGTTTTCGATTTTCATGTTGGATAATCaatgtcgtaaggtcggtcaaaaatatattaaaaaagtgTGATATTCACCTTTACTATTAAAGAGCAAGTAGAGTGTTAAATCCATGAGGAAATAATGGAAAGTGTTAAAGTTTATTGTTTTCGGTAATTATCTAATTCTAAAACTATTGTCTTTTGTTGATTGAGAAAGTTGTTTTTAAAATATGTTTGATTATTGTAGTCGTATAAAGTTGTGAGAAAAGGACAAATCTCCGGGTTTTTGGCTTGTGAGGAGAATCGGATAACCTAATTACTATGAATTGGAAATCACCTAAACATGATTTGTTAACCTACTTTTTTGATAGATAATTAACAGGTAATATATTTGGTTGTAATGATCCACGATCAAAACCAAAAGATTAATGCAACTGAATCGAATTCAATGGTTAAAGGTTAAAgaaacaatgacaacttagaaTTTAATCCCAATTGTTGATGGATAAAACCAAATAACTGATGAAAAGGAGTGTATGTTTATAATCCAATAATTGTTTAATCAACATATAAACATAAAGATTCCCTAACCGAATGATTAGACAAATCCAGATCTAACGGTATGTAAATAACGGTTGACACGATTCCCAACACAAACCCCTAGCCTTGGAGATGATCACGAATGTTTTAGCCGCtcttgttcttgatttgatcctCGATTTTGATGAGAAATTGCATGTTGGGTGATTGGAACTTTATTAGATGGATTGGAATGGTGAAAAAGGCCAACCTATTTTTGGGGTTTATACGAATTTCTGTAAGTGACCCAATGTAAACTACACTGTCTGGTAGCTTACGCCGGGCAAGTTCTGCCCGTTTACACCTGGTAGCTGACGTAGGCTACACCGGCAGAGAAGCTTACGCCTGAAGGTTTTTGTTTTccttatttattattgttttccTTCACTTCAAACCTCTTGTACCATCCCAATTGCTTCCATAACTTAGTGTTTATGCTTCAAATCTTATGATCTTCCTTTCTCTTCATATGCAACTCATTTGTGCCTTGATAAACACATACAATCTTCATGTTTAACCGACACAACATCAATCTCCCATAGTTACTTTATTCCACTTATTTAAGTACTTAAACATTCATAAAATTCAACATTTAACACATACAAATCACATTCCGAAAACCATTCATCATTGGATTCACGTTTTTTGTTTACAACTACTTTATTTAAAGTTGTGAATGATGGCTACCAAATCTCGTGTGGTCAGGGGCAGATCCAAGGGTTTTTGGGAACCCCCTTggtttggaaaaaaaaaagaaataatggAAACCTTatatgatttgaaaaaaaaaaggtgAGAATCTAGTGAGAACCTACCAAAAGAAACCTTCTAAAAAAATTATTGGATCTACCACTACGTGTGGTTGAACTTGGATCCCAGTAACGTCGTGATGTCAAGGGTTGTCTTGCTATCGGTGATAGCATAGAATTGGCCTTCGTGTCCTCAAACCTAACTTTGAGCTAACAACATGAAAATGAACTGTTAGGAGGGGTACCCTCGAAAGCTCATTTGAGTGTATCCATCATGAATCTAAACATGTTAACATCAATATGTCTATATATTAGTGTGAATTTTGTTTAGGCAATAAGGTATCCAATCCTTGCATTGGTGCTAGCTTGTCAATTGTCATTGACATGAAAGTAGCACCTACAATGGACTAGCAATCGATATGTCATGCTTTCATTTTATTCTATTTTTAACTTCACCTTTTtataaggcaaattggattttaataatctcaactttctCAATTTGGTCGATAATAACCCCAACTCGGTTATTTGCccataataatccgaactggtgcacttttggccgataatagtctgcgttaaaaatagcttaacagagttaagttttttccgaattacaaaccgatgttttagggcttttgattagaacgaggatacgagttgattgatgtaaaatttacctccAAATATTGCCCCAAGCAACGAAAATGGTGATTCAATTCGAGGTTTAAACTTCGAATTAACAACAATCAAGTCGTTTGGAGCACAGTTTCaagttaagttttacataaatcgactcatatccttgttctgatcaaaatccctaaaacatcatttttttagtttttataaataaaagaattaaaCACAAGAAAACCCATAAAAGGGAATTTATAAAAGTTTTGAGATGAAAAATGAAAGTTGTTGAAGCATATTAATCGAATAAATTATGTTATTTTATACTAGTAAAAAAGAATACCCACCTGAATTAACGAGATTGACACAACTACCCTTAGGTAAACACATTTCAAAGGTAAAAAAAATAGTGAATTTTTCAAAGGTAAAAAATAAAATAGTGAATTTTACAATGATTTCGGCGGGTTCGTGTGAAGGATCAAAATGGGTCCCATTTGGATCAacatgttataaaaaaaaaaatgttttaaagaAAGTTACAATAGGTCTTGCCAAATTGAAGTGAGGTTTAAATAAGAGAGTGTTTGagattacgttttgaagtgattatttgattattgcgtttgtaaaacataaataatctaaaaaagtgtttggatgaataattgattatctgcctccaaaacgcagttttgcGTTTTAaaaacgcaaaatctattttgaaaacgcataatctattttgaaaacgcaacaccaaacacccctAGGAAAAGATAGCAAGAtagattaaatatatattttacggTGGCTAGTGTCGATGGTGAAGGTGGTTGCTCGGGTTAAAATAGGTCTTGCCAACATGAAAACCCGAGACATAATATTTGGACCGATTTGCAAACCCACTATACATATTGGGCTAGGGCCCAGCCACCCTTTTTAACCTTATTAATAGTTAACGGCTAATGATTTAGTAATTTGAAGATGAAATTGTTGCTCTGGAAGGGTAATTTGGTATAGCAGCGGCTCTGAAACaaataaatggaattttagatcCTGGTCGGTCTTAGAGCATTCATATCCATGCCATCAAATTATGTGTTTAGagtttgaaggggtatggtcccaaaaacgcCGCGCAAACCTCCTTCAAGGTTACGCGAggaaccatactccttatttaattaattttctACCACGAGCCTTGCGCGAGTTACACTGTATTCCTACTATCGCCGCGCGAGGGTTAGCCGAGAAGGAGCTCCGATAGCAGCACTTAGCATACTGAAGGAGCATCCAGACACCCAAACCCCGCGCGGGTCAGTTTCGTGCTCAGCAAGAATCAAACAAGGAAGCAGCACAAAGCTACTCCAGGtagtacacaaggtacaagtggcagagaaaaagagccaatgaacatccagcaggctctgttcaatcatgcgccacgatcttctgacgagaagtacttaaggacgcctacgtggcaccactCAGAGGATggagacatctgtcccacgatctccacttgtctgctgatggcagaagggcgacagggccgacaacaatgacacgtggctccaatcaggGCGCGCCAGCGCCGAAGAGTTTCTAGAAGCCATTAACGGTCGACACCgatgagacaaagagcatatccagTACGTTGTCGAttaccggcccaaggcccatcagcccataccCTCTTAcaaccctccggctataaatagagacctcactacacaggttaaacattctattccctctactctcactcttaacacttAATTATCCccccaaagcagtcgcttattctcacgccggagcccggttaagagggaaacccccacattcccctcttgacgagtaacggtgttctgttttgcaggtttaaaacatcaagtcggagctcagatattcattagaagattaaccactatggtagaaacataaaccaaactgattagttgcctaattagttcagtgtttcttcattggcgcccaccggttttttctacaaccatcttcatcttcttttttttttttgagtttttgacTTCTTTCGTCCTTCGATCatgactggtcaaggaatcattCACGAGTTCGGCTTCGGAGCCAACTCTAATGCGGCGCTGGGTGAAGGAATCCAAAATATCCAAGCCCAGCAAATTGAGGAAATTGGTGAAGTCGAAGTAACCAACACTGGGCCCCACGCGGGAGCATCACCCGCATCACTCAGACGGTCATCCCAGGAAATAACGGCGAGGGACCTTCAAACCCAACACCACCTCAGAATGTTTCGGCATTGCTAGGGCTACCAGAAGGTGAAACTCCAGCCTCATGGTATGTCAAGAATATCGCCACAATCAACGCAGCGTACCAATCTCTGATTGCGCAGCAGGCAGtcttgacggcagaaccgtccttggtcactcCTCAAAGTCAGGGAGCACGCCAGATGCCCCCACCGTCAAATCTCCAAGGCAGAATCAACAGGCCACCCCCTACCAGGCGTCTAAGCGTGCATGACACGCGCGACACAAGGGGAGAAACAGAAAGTTACTATGACTATCCGTCAAACCTTCAAAGAGGTCCTGTTCATAGCCGGCTTACGCCGCGTAACATGAACAACAAGTGGGAGGAGACAGACCCGAATGATCCAACTTGGGAAGATGATGAGGGCTCATCAGTCTTCAACCGCTTGCAGAGGAACCATGAATACTTCAAACCACGATAGCATGTCGGGtacacagaagaagctgaaagagatttccgcctggcctacaggccagcggaagctgcggagcATTCTAAGTTCATTCCAACAATCGCACTCGCGCCGCTTTCAAAAGAAAAGTTACCTCCGACGGTCGGGAAGTTCAATGGACTGACTGATCCCGATGACCACGTCAGAACTTTCACAAGTGTAGgttgcatgggaggttggaacatgcctatgtggtgtcacttgtttattcaaactcttaccggggctgctcgcgcctggttcgacagcctCCTACCAGGGAAGATTAAATCATGGGTAGATTTCAAGACACAGTTTTTGAGCTACTTCAGCCAACAACGACGCTACCAGCGCGACACAGCTGAAATAGAAGATATTTGGCGAAGAGATGGCGAAGGTCTGGAAGATTTTATCACCCGATTTAACAAAGAATGTTTGGAGATAGGCGGCGTAAGCGGACAACTGATGCGTTGTCACTTCAAGAAAGCCATTCGCTGTGATAGTCTCATCAGAACTATCATGGGCAAAGACGGAATGCCAAAAGAATGGGATAAACTCATGGAAGCCGCAAAAATCGTTGCGCAAACAGAGGAGTCTCTCGCTGGGAACAAGAGTCATTATTCTGAAGATCGATTCTCCAGAGGGAACACGCGCGACAACAGCAGGCGCAACAAATACAAGGGTAACGATTGGAAGTCTGGGAGATCAAGGGGCCATGATGAAAGGCCGCGCTATAGAGAAGACGCCCGTGAAACAATCGACAGAATCGGTTGCAGGAAAGCAGTCAAGGATGATAATCGTGATAAGCACTGGACCCCGCTCATCAAAACGCCAAAGAGGTGTTAATGACGGAGAACCACGATTTTAAGGCTCCCAGGCCTATGACGAACAAGAAGGGGCAAGACCCTAACTTGTATTGTGACTTCCATAAAGACTCAGGGCACCTAACAGATGACTGCTATAGTCTGCGCCAAGAAATTGAGAAGGCGTTAAAAAGCAGAAAGCTAAGTCACTTGGTGAAGAACGTGCGCAAAGAAACTCGTCAGCTCCATCACCACGATGAGGGAAATCACAAGAAAGTCCGACGCTTAGAGAcccacatggtcaacggaccaagatACAGTGCAAAAGAGAAAGGCAAGCGCCCCTATGAGCCTGCATGGCAAGAGCAACAGGTCATCTTCCCGGTAGTGCGCGGCGGTCCTCGCGCCACACgacccgtcgtcattaccggCATTATCGGACACTATGAAACGGAGTACGTATTTATTGATCCAGGGAGTACGGCTGACATCATCTACGAACAGTGCTTTAACCAGTTTGATGAAGAGGACAAAGCGAGACTTGAGCcagtcgattatcctttgtcCGGATTTTACAACGAGATAGTTTTCCCACTTGGTCAGATCAGCTTCCCCgtcacgctctctgacgggaaGCATTCAAGAACAACGAACGTGAATTTCATGGTGATGCCCGTCAAATCGAGGCATGATGTGCTGATTGGGAGAGAAACCCAAAGCGAGCTGAACATGGTGACTTCCACTCCCCACTCAGCGATAGGTTTCCCAACCAAGACGGGAGTGGCAATCATCTATGCCAAGAAGGAAGTAATGTCAACCGAAGAATTGCGCCCAACAAAAGCGGCGAAAGTCTCAACAACTGAGCCAGAAAAGTGGGTGTTAAACCGTAAATACCCAGAGCAAacagtgacaattggccacgccatttcgtcagataTCAGAACGCATTTAAAACAGCTACTGTTCAGAAATATGGATATCTTTTCCTGgaccccggcagacatgaccggcgTCCCGCGCAACATAACCGAGCATTGCCTAAACACCTACCCCTCTGTTGAACCAAAGGTCCAACGAAGGCGCAACTTAGGGGCAGACAAAACAAAGGCAATGAATGAACAAGTATGCGAACTGCTCAAAGCTTGAATTTTGCGAGAAGTACGTTATCAGAGTTGGGTAGTGAACCCGGTAATGGTGGAAAAATCAAATGGTGGATGGCGAATGTGCGTGGATTAtactgatctcaacaaggcatgccctATAGATTGCTATTCTCtgcctgagatcgataaaaaGATAGACTCTCTCGCGCCATACAGATGGAAATGTTTCCTGGATTGCTACAAGGGGtatcatcaagttcaaatgaagcTCGAGGATGAAGATAAGACAGCTTTCCGTACTGATCTTGGGATTTTCTACTATACAAAGATGTCATTCGGCCTAAAAAACGTTGGTGCCACATACCAACGCTTGATGGATAAGACCTTTGCGGGAGATATCGGGTAGCATATCGAAGTTtacatcgatgatctagtggtcAAAACTCCcgaagaggaccaaatgttgaaagacATCGAAAAGACGTTCAATTCTTTGCGCAATATAAATATGAAGTTGAATCCAGCCAAATGTTcgtttggcatggaagaaggaaagtttttgggcttcatagtcacaaaCGGCGGCTTTAAAGTAAATCCGGAAAAAGTCCATGCAATAGAGCGAATGCCATCGCCGCGAACAATCAAAGAGATGCAACGGTTGGACGGCCGCCTGGCCGCGCTTAACCGCTTTCTATCGAATCACGCTACGAAGTCGTACCCTTTTATCAGTACTCTGCGCAACTGCGTGAAGAAacaagagttcaaatggaccccTGAGGCAGAGAAAGCTTTTCAGCAAATGAAAGAATGTTTGATTGAACTCCCCACCCTGACTGCACCGTTTGAGAAAGAACCGCTCATACTGTACTTATCTTCttcggataaggcagtagggtcggTATTACTGGTGGAAAGAAATggagtccaaactccaatttattacgtcagcagggtactcaccGACCCGgaaacaagatattccacgaTGGAAAAATTGGTACTTGCGCTGCTACACGCCTCCAGAAGGCTGCGCAGATATTTTACAGGGCATGTGATCACCGTGCTTACAAACTTCCACATCGGCACGATATTGCAAACACCAGAAACATCCGGGAGATTAGCATAATGGGCCATCGAATTGGGGGGCCACAACATTTTGTataggccgcgcccagccatcaAGGGTCAAGTCCTAGctgacttcatcacagaagtccCAA
It encodes:
- the LOC110929970 gene encoding deSI-like protein At4g17486 gives rise to the protein MLCRGRTSTSTCRISGSVPVYLNVYDLSSMNGCAYWLGLGVYHSGVQVHGVEFAFGFHKQSTTGIFEGEPKQCEGFTFREQILIGWTEMSLKEIRTFMEELARDYKGNSYNLITRNCNHFCIDACIRLTGNPIPSWINRLAKIGLLCNWLIPASISSCKVGIEDHNACRKEEAEEKMTRSNRSNSSSGSPSSSSESSPVVLTRSFGTRNFVPTFSPFLLDSSS